The following are encoded in a window of Sminthopsis crassicaudata isolate SCR6 chromosome 3, ASM4859323v1, whole genome shotgun sequence genomic DNA:
- the SCN1B gene encoding sodium channel regulatory subunit beta-1, whose product MGPLPGMLLWVALVSSVWGGCVEVDSETEAVYGMTFKILCISCKRRSETVAETFTEWTFRQKGTEEFVKILRYENEMLQLEEDERFEGRVVWNGSRGSKDLQDLSIFITNVTYNHSGDYECHVYRLLFFENYEYNTSVVKKIHLEVVEKANRDMASIVSEIMMYVLIVVLTIWLVAEMVYCYKKIAAATEAAAQENASEYLAITSESKENCTGVQVAE is encoded by the exons ATGGGGCCGCTCCCGGGGATGCTGCTCTGGGTGGCGCTGG TGTCATCGGTCTGGGGGGGCTGTGTGGAGGTGGACTCAGAAACAGAGGCTGTCTATGGAATGACCTTCAAGATTTTATGCATCTCATGCAAGCGCCGAAGTGAAACCGTGGCTGAGACCTTCACCGAGTGGACTTTCCGTCAAAAGGGGACTGAAGAATTTGTCAAG ATCCTACGCTATGAAAACGAGATGCTGCAATTGGAGGAAGATGAGCGTTTTGAGGGTCGTGTGGTGTGGAACGGGAGTCGAGGCAGCAAGGACCTGCAAGACCTGTCCATTTTCATCACCAATGTCACCTACAATCATTCCGGTGACTATGAGTGCCACGTCTACCGCCTTCTGTTCTTTGAGAACTATGAGTACAACACCAGCGTCGTCAAGAAGATCCATCTTGAGGTGGTAGAAAAAG CCAACAGGGACATGGCCTCCATCGTGTCGGAGATCATGATGTACGTGCTCATTGTCGTGCTGACCATCTGGCTCGTGGCTGAGATGGTTTACTGCTACAAGAAGATCGCTGCTGCTACTGAAGCGGCTGCCCAAGAGAACGC CTCAGAGTACTTGGCCATCACTTCAGAGAGCAAAGAAAACTGTACAGGAGTCCAGGTGGCTGAATAG